The following are encoded together in the Vigna angularis cultivar LongXiaoDou No.4 chromosome 9, ASM1680809v1, whole genome shotgun sequence genome:
- the LOC108347656 gene encoding uncharacterized protein LOC108347656 isoform X1, which translates to MFFRDSKIMATATMATAAGAAALLYYTLNRKLQTQDAIDEDVEENGSETTTDTPLGSARVSHPLIQAPGTWLETISTLSETLRFTYSETLGKWPIGDLAFGISFLLKRQGNYQVASEFCGKDSVQLKGSEITAELKYLLNLLTLCWHFSKKPFPLFLEETGYTEENVLLREAKAGILKPAFTIIVDHDMRCLLLLIRGTHSIKDTLTAVTGNVVPFHHTVVHQGGVRDLVLGYAHCGMVAAARWISKLATPCLLEALGHYPHYKVKIVGHSLGGGTAAILTYVLRERKELSVATCVTFAPAACMTWELAESGDSFITSIINGADLVPTFSAASVDDLRSEVTASAWINDLRNQIEQTRILSTVYRSASALGSRLPSIATARAKVAGAGAILQPVSNGTQVVMKRAKSMAAWARPNLNLSSWSCMGPRRRALSAYSNSKDGDSPPTSSSINIDSSDSLLRSPKKAINAKNMNLPVSSSIEEWSSEIECGNESSSDTEVGVDHGDRQMDHDRYDDQMSEVELWHQLENELYDGPEVEETDVVKEIREEEATHEVEEAQSSVPETKEVYRFFPPGKIMHIVTLQSDTDHENDDSPTYASSDSSELDETKIGIFLTSRSLYSKLRLSQRMISDHFMPVYRRQIERLIKELEQEATEDHDTQEVVL; encoded by the exons ATGTTCTTCAG GGATAGTAAAATCATGGCAACTGCAACCATGGCTACTGCAGCTGGTGCAGCTGCCCTTCTGTATTACACATTGAATCGGAAATTGCAGACTCAGGATGCGATagatgaagatgttgaagaAAATGGAAGTGAAACGACCACTGATACGCCATTAGGTAGTGCTCGTGTTTCTCATCCGTTAATCCAAGCCCCTGGAACATGGTTAGAGACAATTTCAACGTTATCTGAGACTCTCAGGTTCACGTATTCGGAGACGCTTGGGAAATGGCCAATTGGGGACTTGGCGTTTGGTATCAGCTTTCTGCTCAAGAGGCAG GGGAACTATCAAGTTGCCAGTGAATTCTGTGGTAAGGATAGTGTACAGCTGAAAGGATCTGAGATTACTGCCGAACTTAAGTATCTCTTGAACTTGTTGACCCTGTGCTGGCATTTTTCAAAGAAGCCCTTTCCCTTGTTTTTAGAAGAAACTGGCTACACTGAAGAAAATGTCCTCCTTCGGGAAGCCAAAGCAGGA ATTTTGAAACCAGCTTTTACGATTATCGTTGATCATGACATGAGATGCCTTTTGCTGTTGATTCGTGGCACACATAGTATCAAAGATACTCTAACAGCTGTTACAGGAAATGTAGTACCATTCCATCACACTGTTGTTCACCAAGGGGGGGTTAGAGATTTGGTTTTAGGTTATGCCCACTGTGGAATGGTTGCTGCTGCTAGATGGATTTCAAAGCTTGCAACTCCTTGTCTCCTTGAAGCACTTGGCCACTACCCTCATTATAAAGTCAAG ATTGTTGGGCACTCTTTGGGTGGAGGTACTGCAGCAATTCTAACTTATgtgttgagagagagaaaggaactGTCTGTCGCTACATGTGTTACATTTGCTCCAG CTGCTTGTATGACATGGGAGTTGGCAGAGTCGGGTGATAGTTTTATCACTTCTATTATAAATGGAGCTGATTTGGTGCCTACATTCTCAGCTGCTTCTGTAGATGACTTGCGTTCTGAG GTGACAGCATCAGCATGGATAAATGACTTGAGGAATCAAATTGAACAAACAAGAATACTTAGTACTGTCTATCGCTCTGCTTCAGCATTAGGTTCTCGCCTCCCATCGATTGCCACTGCTAGAGCAAAAGTTGCTGGGGCTGGGGCCATTTTGCAGCCAGTTTCTAATGGTACCCAG GTTGTGATGAAGAGAGCCAAGAGTATGGCAGCATGGGCACGTCCAAACCTTAATTTGTCCTCTTGGTCATGCATGGGACCCCGTCGCAGAGCCTTGAGTGCTTATTCAAACTCCAAAGACGGCGATAGTCCTCCTACATCTTCCTCTATCAACATTGACAGTTCCGATTCACTTCTTCGTTCTCCCAAGAAGGCGATTAATGCAAAGAATATGAACCTTCCTGTATCTTCATCTATAGAAGAGTGGTCTTCTGAGATTGAATGTGGAAATGAAAGTAGTTCTGATACTGAGGTGGGTGTTGATCATGGTGACCGTCAGATGGACCATGACAGATATGATGATCAGATGAGTGAAGTGGAGTTGTGGCATCAACTGGAGAATGAGCTGTATGACGGTCCTGAAGTTGAGGAGACTGATGTTGTAAAGGAGATAAGGGAAGAGGAAGCAACCCACGAAGTAGAGGAAGCCCAGAGTTCAGTACCAGAAACGAAAGAAGTCTACAGATTTTTCCCTCCTGGAAAGATAATGCACATTGTTACACTCCAGTCTGACACGGACCATGAAAATGATGATAGCCCAACCTATGCAAGTTCAGACAGTAGCGAGCTAGATGAGACTAAGATTGGGATTTTTCTAACTTCCAGGTCTCTGTATAGTAAACTTAGACTCTCACAGAGAATGATCAGTGATCACTTCATGCCAGTTTATAGAAGGCAGATTGAAAGGCTAATAAAAGAACTTGAGCAGGAAGCTACTGAGGACCATGATACACAAGAGGTGGTGTTATAG
- the LOC108347656 gene encoding uncharacterized protein LOC108347656 isoform X2, translated as MATATMATAAGAAALLYYTLNRKLQTQDAIDEDVEENGSETTTDTPLGSARVSHPLIQAPGTWLETISTLSETLRFTYSETLGKWPIGDLAFGISFLLKRQGNYQVASEFCGKDSVQLKGSEITAELKYLLNLLTLCWHFSKKPFPLFLEETGYTEENVLLREAKAGILKPAFTIIVDHDMRCLLLLIRGTHSIKDTLTAVTGNVVPFHHTVVHQGGVRDLVLGYAHCGMVAAARWISKLATPCLLEALGHYPHYKVKIVGHSLGGGTAAILTYVLRERKELSVATCVTFAPAACMTWELAESGDSFITSIINGADLVPTFSAASVDDLRSEVTASAWINDLRNQIEQTRILSTVYRSASALGSRLPSIATARAKVAGAGAILQPVSNGTQVVMKRAKSMAAWARPNLNLSSWSCMGPRRRALSAYSNSKDGDSPPTSSSINIDSSDSLLRSPKKAINAKNMNLPVSSSIEEWSSEIECGNESSSDTEVGVDHGDRQMDHDRYDDQMSEVELWHQLENELYDGPEVEETDVVKEIREEEATHEVEEAQSSVPETKEVYRFFPPGKIMHIVTLQSDTDHENDDSPTYASSDSSELDETKIGIFLTSRSLYSKLRLSQRMISDHFMPVYRRQIERLIKELEQEATEDHDTQEVVL; from the exons ATGGCAACTGCAACCATGGCTACTGCAGCTGGTGCAGCTGCCCTTCTGTATTACACATTGAATCGGAAATTGCAGACTCAGGATGCGATagatgaagatgttgaagaAAATGGAAGTGAAACGACCACTGATACGCCATTAGGTAGTGCTCGTGTTTCTCATCCGTTAATCCAAGCCCCTGGAACATGGTTAGAGACAATTTCAACGTTATCTGAGACTCTCAGGTTCACGTATTCGGAGACGCTTGGGAAATGGCCAATTGGGGACTTGGCGTTTGGTATCAGCTTTCTGCTCAAGAGGCAG GGGAACTATCAAGTTGCCAGTGAATTCTGTGGTAAGGATAGTGTACAGCTGAAAGGATCTGAGATTACTGCCGAACTTAAGTATCTCTTGAACTTGTTGACCCTGTGCTGGCATTTTTCAAAGAAGCCCTTTCCCTTGTTTTTAGAAGAAACTGGCTACACTGAAGAAAATGTCCTCCTTCGGGAAGCCAAAGCAGGA ATTTTGAAACCAGCTTTTACGATTATCGTTGATCATGACATGAGATGCCTTTTGCTGTTGATTCGTGGCACACATAGTATCAAAGATACTCTAACAGCTGTTACAGGAAATGTAGTACCATTCCATCACACTGTTGTTCACCAAGGGGGGGTTAGAGATTTGGTTTTAGGTTATGCCCACTGTGGAATGGTTGCTGCTGCTAGATGGATTTCAAAGCTTGCAACTCCTTGTCTCCTTGAAGCACTTGGCCACTACCCTCATTATAAAGTCAAG ATTGTTGGGCACTCTTTGGGTGGAGGTACTGCAGCAATTCTAACTTATgtgttgagagagagaaaggaactGTCTGTCGCTACATGTGTTACATTTGCTCCAG CTGCTTGTATGACATGGGAGTTGGCAGAGTCGGGTGATAGTTTTATCACTTCTATTATAAATGGAGCTGATTTGGTGCCTACATTCTCAGCTGCTTCTGTAGATGACTTGCGTTCTGAG GTGACAGCATCAGCATGGATAAATGACTTGAGGAATCAAATTGAACAAACAAGAATACTTAGTACTGTCTATCGCTCTGCTTCAGCATTAGGTTCTCGCCTCCCATCGATTGCCACTGCTAGAGCAAAAGTTGCTGGGGCTGGGGCCATTTTGCAGCCAGTTTCTAATGGTACCCAG GTTGTGATGAAGAGAGCCAAGAGTATGGCAGCATGGGCACGTCCAAACCTTAATTTGTCCTCTTGGTCATGCATGGGACCCCGTCGCAGAGCCTTGAGTGCTTATTCAAACTCCAAAGACGGCGATAGTCCTCCTACATCTTCCTCTATCAACATTGACAGTTCCGATTCACTTCTTCGTTCTCCCAAGAAGGCGATTAATGCAAAGAATATGAACCTTCCTGTATCTTCATCTATAGAAGAGTGGTCTTCTGAGATTGAATGTGGAAATGAAAGTAGTTCTGATACTGAGGTGGGTGTTGATCATGGTGACCGTCAGATGGACCATGACAGATATGATGATCAGATGAGTGAAGTGGAGTTGTGGCATCAACTGGAGAATGAGCTGTATGACGGTCCTGAAGTTGAGGAGACTGATGTTGTAAAGGAGATAAGGGAAGAGGAAGCAACCCACGAAGTAGAGGAAGCCCAGAGTTCAGTACCAGAAACGAAAGAAGTCTACAGATTTTTCCCTCCTGGAAAGATAATGCACATTGTTACACTCCAGTCTGACACGGACCATGAAAATGATGATAGCCCAACCTATGCAAGTTCAGACAGTAGCGAGCTAGATGAGACTAAGATTGGGATTTTTCTAACTTCCAGGTCTCTGTATAGTAAACTTAGACTCTCACAGAGAATGATCAGTGATCACTTCATGCCAGTTTATAGAAGGCAGATTGAAAGGCTAATAAAAGAACTTGAGCAGGAAGCTACTGAGGACCATGATACACAAGAGGTGGTGTTATAG